The region TATGCAAAAAATCTCTCCGATCTTTGACAACTATCCGATGCAGAAAGCTGACTTCGTGAGCTTGCAATGTGGGGGATAAATCCTATGAAGTGGATTTTTATAGCTTTCGTTCTGTTAATGGCTTTGGCTTCTCAGGCAGAAGTTGCCATACAAACGGCCGTAGATACGACAACCGCCGAGGAGTTATATCTATGCAACGCAGGCCTTCGTCACCCGACTTTACAAAACGAACAAGAGTGCTTGGACCTGTCTTCGGGAGAGGTTTGTTCCCCCCATGAGAATGACCCTAAAAAGCCCGCTTGCGTTTGCCGTGCTAAATCTAATTACGGTGATCAGATCATCGGCTGGAATCAGGATGGGGAGTACGCTAACATTATTGGAACAAACGATTGGATGAGCTTGTTCTCAACACCCAATTCGTTTGCCAATAAATTGTCACGTTTGGATATTTCGTTAGGCAGTGAAAACCTGGGGGCTGAGTACTCGGTTCGTTTTTGTTACTTGGGACCCCAGGAAGTTTTGAAAACGGAAGGCACGACCACCAAAGATCTGACAGAAGGAAAATACCAAGTTGAAGTTTCTTTGGCGGGTGCGAATTACAACAAAGCCTTGGATAAAGTCTATTTTTCTTATCAATGTGATTACCGTTACCGTGGGAACCAATCGGGTCCTCGCAGATCGAATGATCACGGACCTTCTAAAGGTATCGTCGAAAACGACGACAGCGCAAACTACACGATCTTTGGTGATTCCCCGGGGGCACGTCCAGGAACTGTTAATTTTCTTCGCAGAGCTTTATCCTTAAACTCAACCTCTTCGCAAGTTCCGCGGTTTTGTGTCTTTGAGTTCAAATTCAAAGAGCTGGCAGGTAAAAACCTGGGCAGAAATATTAATGCGACCCAGGCCAACTTCACGGGCAAGCTTCGCATATGCAAGCAAGGCACTTGTCCTTCTGGCCTTTAGTTTGCAACTTGTCCGAGTTTGAGCGTTTCCTATCTAATCCTTGACCGAATTATTGTTGGGAACAATGATTTGATCATGAAGATGACCGAAGAGATTTATCAAATGCTCGTGGCTTCCCCTGAAGAGGCCAATAAAATGGCGATGCTACACTTGCAGTCCGCCCATAGCCAAGAGGAAAAAGATTCCATCAATTGGGCCCGAGCCTTTGCTTTGGTCGAAATGAAGGAATATGCCGAGGCCCTTGAAATCTGGCAGGACATTTTCAATCGTACCCAGGATCATAAAGCTCTTCACCAGGTCGGCTATGTGCACCGAGCCTCTGGAAATTTGCCGATGGCAGTAAATATATTTAGCCAAGAATTCTCTCTGATTTCCCAAGATGATAAACAGTCCTTAGCTGTGAATCTTTACGAGCAATCATACAGCCATATTCTTTTAGGATACATGCGCAAAGCTCACGAGATGTTCACTCGCTATGAAGAACTGAACATGAGCGAATTTGATCTGATTGAAAGAGGCTGCTTTTTCCGTTTAAAAGGTGATCTTCATAAGACAACGGACGTTGTCGTTGCGAAAACAGCCTACGAGGAAAGCCTCAAGTTTTTTACTCAAGCCAATGACGAAACAGCCGCGCAGGAAGTTAAGCAAAGACTGGCTGTTTTAAGCTAAATCGTTAAAAGTCCCCGGTGCAACTCAAATTGCACCACTTTGGTGCAAAAACACTTGCCGTCTTCACTATTCCTTCGCTAAATCATCGTCATGAACGATTTTAGAACTTATCTTCAACATGAATTCGCGAAAAGGGTCGGTAAGAACCCTTCTTATTCCCTGAGAGCATTTGCGACTCAGTTGAAGATCAATCACGCGACTTTATCCAGCATCCTATCTGGTAAGCGCAGTTTGACGGACAAAACGGCGACGAAGCTTGCAGTGGCATTAAATCTGTCACCAAGCCAGATAAATGAAATGATTGGGAATGGCCCAACAGAAAGCAGTAAAGCTGAAAATGCCTATCACGTCCTTCAAGAAGATACTTTTGCATCCATGTCCGAGTGGTATTTCGATGCGATCCTAGAGCTAACATTGATTCCCAGATTTAAAATGGAGCCTTCGGTGATCGCGGCCTCTTTGGGGATTTCTACGGTTCAGGCTAAGATGGCTTTGGAAACTTTGGTGCGATTGAACCTGATTTCAAAAATGAAGAACGGCAGATATCGACTGATGCATCCCAACAGCGATAATTGCTTGGATGCCGAATATACCAGTGCTGCGAACAGAAAGTATCAGCTTTCTATTTTAAACAAATCTACTCAGGCATTGGAAAATATAGATCGTAGGCACCGAGATCATACGTCGATGACTCTTGCGGTCGATTCTAAGGATTTGCCGAAAGTGAAAGAGATCATCCAAAAGTTTCGCCGCGAAATAGACGCATTCACACATCGCAAAGAAGCTAAGTTGAATTCTGTATATCAACTCCAAGTTTCCTTTTTTCCTTTAAGCAAATTAGAAAAATAAAGAGGCACCGTGAAATACCCAGCGAAATATATATTTATTCTATTGTTAACATTGAATTTATCGGCCGCGATCGCTGCAGATGAATCTAAGATAGAGACTTTTCCACAGGGGCAAGATCGTGGCGGCTCGCCAGTTGAAAACCTCAAAGGAACTGTAAAAGGCGCTCCTTTGAACGTAAACCCAGACAAGCTTTTGCCGTTTTATTCACTGTTCAAAACCAAAGGGAAAACCAAATTTACCTGTGAAGCTTCCGTGGACATGGATATCAACGTCCAGTCGAAAAATGTAGGTAAGGCCGTTAAATTCGTTTTTGAGTGTAAAGATGATGCGAATTCGTGCACGATTCGAGCTAATTTTAAAGAATTGGATCCTAAAACAACGAGGCTGGCGAAAGGCTTAAAAAAGACGTTGGAGATGTCCATAAACGCTGGCGTTGACATGTACACCAGCGTGAATCGCGTGACACACTTCGAGAAAGCGACAAAAACAAAGGACGGCTGGGAAATTGATTATTCTGCGAAGGTAGGAAAGCTCGTCGTCAATTCTCAAATGACTGAAATGCTTTCCGTTAAGAAAGGCTGGATGACAAAACTTTCGATCATTGATGGATATCTATTTGTCACAAATCTTAAGGACATTCGAGATTCAGCTGTATTGGATGTTAGCACAGAGTACGCAAAAAATGGCGACACTTATTTCCCATCGCGTATCAAATCACAAGCGACCTTGGATAAAAACCATCTCGATTACGATATCATAATCGAGAAATGCAAAGCGGAATAACTTAGGAGAAAAAGATGAAAACAGCAGTCCTACTTTTTTTGTTACCCTTATCAAGTTTCGCTAGCGACAAATGTCCGCTGAATGCTGAAATTTCAGCCTATCAAAAGGAAACAAAGATTATGAGTGAACGAAACGTTCAGGCGTTCACCGAGAAATTCACGAAGCTTTGCGAAATCGCTGATAAAGCCTACACATGCAAAGTGGACAGACTGAAGGCCGACGAGATCGAAGCACTAAAGAAAACTTCTCTGGGAAGTTGTGATTTTAGAACTTGGCTCCCGGACCGTGGATGGTACGCAACGTTTCAATTTATTCAGAAATAATTCGAACTGCACCGCAGAACCGCTGGGTTTTGCGGTGAGTAAAATTTCTAGTATTTAACCGAGAATCCCACCAAGTAGTCGATATCGGTTTGCTTTACACCTTCTGGCAGGCCGCTGTCGTTCACTAAGT is a window of Bdellovibrio sp. SKB1291214 DNA encoding:
- a CDS encoding TIGR02147 family protein, encoding MNDFRTYLQHEFAKRVGKNPSYSLRAFATQLKINHATLSSILSGKRSLTDKTATKLAVALNLSPSQINEMIGNGPTESSKAENAYHVLQEDTFASMSEWYFDAILELTLIPRFKMEPSVIAASLGISTVQAKMALETLVRLNLISKMKNGRYRLMHPNSDNCLDAEYTSAANRKYQLSILNKSTQALENIDRRHRDHTSMTLAVDSKDLPKVKEIIQKFRREIDAFTHRKEAKLNSVYQLQVSFFPLSKLEK